In Rissa tridactyla isolate bRisTri1 chromosome 8, bRisTri1.patW.cur.20221130, whole genome shotgun sequence, one genomic interval encodes:
- the RNASEL gene encoding 2-5A-dependent ribonuclease isoform X1, with the protein MEPTAHSQQEASTASSTETAEDLAFKLNAALRNKDEKTVQELLEKGADVNSKAGSGWTPLQSAVQADLECLVKVLLDKGACPHARKDNGGTAFIEAAAVGNVNILKLLLDYGIDINDHDDNGFTAFMEAAWYGNEEALRFLYSKGANVNLRRVVSEENAKLHKGGATALMDACEKRRFPAVKILVQELGADVNIRDNKDRNALIHTLKKSDSKQRYKSAVSIGHFLLDCGIDVTSKDECGKTALILAVEMESTDLVKALLEKGEIDIDDADEEGNTALMVAVEKDDYDIAKLLCEKGARTDVGNLIAVANRNRNRDMAHLLLQYNAKYVPETFEDWEPNSKRWRDQLKKLHQMYRPMIGKLKTFQYIQQRIQNTSQGGIYLGLHGETEVAVRTRRSTEGDKEKKFFERCGNSKHLLKLFQFEKARGYMYLCFPLWEKNLEEHLQEPKDHKDYKDALRMIFQAVRELHSLGFAHQDLQPSNFLIDLGGKIYLADFDNKRKLIEDKKELRNSDLEALSRLVLYVLAGGRKPLQQVSTQDLAADSPDYKEALDLVHCLVSHDERGLEGLSNHPYFSSKQARFQFLKGIWNKIKDLDERYTVFQSSNTTEGFPYPRWTEEIDRYVLHIMKNPRRGRSYEYRNNVTDLLRLIRNLDEHPDRRVSDRIGDYADYFLRLFPALTIYVYNSLRQNPKYSHLADIQDPSL; encoded by the exons ATGGAGCCCACAGctcacagccagcaggaggcatcTACGGCTTCTAGCACGGAGACAGCAGAAGACCTTGCTTTCAAGTTAAATGCTGCTTTGAGGAACAAAGATGAAAAAActgtgcaggagctgctggaaaaAGGGGCAGATGTGAACTCCAAagcaggaagtggctggacaccaCTGCAGAGCGCTGTGCAAGCTGACCTTGAGTGCCTGGTCAAGGTTCTGCTGGACAAGGGTGCTTGTCCACATGCCAGGAAGGACAATGGTGGCACTGCATTTATTGAGGCAGCGGCAGTGGGAAATGTGAATATACTGAAGCTCCTCCTTGATTATGGGATAGACATTAACGACCATGATGACAACGGCTTCACAGCTTTCATGGAGGCTGCGTGGTATGGGAATGAGGAAGCCTTGAGATTCCTGTATAGCAAAGGAGCAAATGTGAATTTGAGGAGGGTGGTTAGTGAGGAGAATGCAAAACTGCATAAAGGAGGTGCGACAGCACTGATGGATGCTTGTGAGAAGCGCCGCTTCCCGGCTGTAAAAATTCTTGTCCAAGAGCTGGGGGCTGATGTGAACATTCGTGACAACAAAGATAGGAATGCCTTGATCCACACCCTCAAGAAATCTGATTCCAAGCAAAGATACAAGTCAGCAGTCTCCATAGGCCATTTCCTGCTGGACTGCGGTATTGATGTGACCAGCAAAGATGAATGTGGGAAAACTGCCCTCATCCTAGCTGTTGAAATGGAGAGCACAGACTTGGTGAAAGCTTTATTGGAGAAGGGTGAAATAGATATTGATGACGCAGATGAGGAGGGCAACACGGCTCTGATGGTGGCTGTTGAGAAAGATGATTACGATATAGCAAAGTTGTTGTGTGAAAAAGGAGCAAGGACTGATGTGGGGAACCTTATCGCCGTCGCGAATAGGAACCGTAATCGTGACATGGCACATCTTCTTCTCCAATATAATGCCAAGTACGTTCCAGAAACCTTCGAAGACTGGGAGCCAAACAGCAAACGCTGGAGGGACCAGCTGAAAAAACTTCATCAAATGTATCGCCCTATGATTGGCAAACTGAAGACATTTCAATACATCCAGCAGAGAATTCAGAACACTTCTCAGGGTGGCATCTACCTGGGGCTCCATGGTGAGACAGAGGTAGCAGTAAGAACAAGACGCAGTACAGAGGGTGACAAAGAGAAAAAGTTCTTTGAACGATGTGGTAACTCTAAACATCTACTGAAGCTCTTCCAGTTTGAGAAGGCGAGAGGCTACATGTACTTGTGCTTCCCTCTCTGGGAGAAAAACCTTGAAGAACATCTGCAGGAACCAAAAGACCACAAGGATTACAAAGACGCTCTGAGGATGATCTTCCAGGCAGTGAGAGAGCTGCACTCCCTTGGATTTGCTCACCAGGATCTGCAGCCCAGCAACTTTTTAATAG ATTTAGGTGGCAAAATTTACTTGGCGGACTTTGATAATAAAAGAAAGTTGATTGAAGACAAAAAAGAACTTAGAAACTCAGATTTAGAG GCCCTCAGCAGGCTCGTGCTGTATGTTCTAGCAGGGGGTAGGAAACCCCTTCAGCAAGTCAGTACCCAGGATTTAGCTGCCGATTCCCCGGATTACAAGGAGGCTCTAGACCTTGTACATTGCCTGGTCTCTCATGATGAGCGAGGCTTGGAAGGTTTGAGCAACCACCCCTATTTCTCCAGCAAACAGGC CAGGTTCCAGTTCCTGAAAGGTATATGGAATAAAATCAAAGATCTCGACGAGCGATACACTGTCTTTCAATCTTCTAATACTACTGAAGGATTTCCTTATCCAAGGTGGACTGAGGAG attgacaGATATGTTCTGCATATCATGAAAAATCCCAGGAGAGGAAGATCATATGAATACAGAAACAACGTCACCGACCTCCTGAGGCTCATCAGGAACCTGGATGAACACCCAGACCGCAG GGTCAGCGACAGAATAGGAGACTATGCTGACTATTTCTTGAGGCTTTTTCCAGCACTTACCATTTATGTCTACAACAGTTTACGCCAGAATCCCAAATATAGCCACTTGGCAGACATTCAGGACCCTTCTCTGTAG
- the RNASEL gene encoding 2-5A-dependent ribonuclease isoform X2, which yields MEPTAHSQQEASTASSTETAEDLAFKLNAALRNKDEKTVQELLEKGADVNSKAGSGWTPLQSAVQADLECLVKVLLDKGACPHARKDNGGTAFIEAAAVGNVNILKLLLDYGIDINDHDDNGFTAFMEAAWYGNEEALRFLYSKGANVNLRRVVSEENAKLHKGGATALMDACEKRRFPAVKILVQELGADVNIRDNKDRNALIHTLKKSDSKQRYKSAVSIGHFLLDCGIDVTSKDECGKTALILAVEMESTDLVKALLEKGEIDIDDADEEGNTALMVAVEKDDYDIAKLLCEKGARTDVGNLIAVANRNRNRDMAHLLLQYNAKYVPETFEDWEPNSKRWRDQLKKLHQMYRPMIGKLKTFQYIQQRIQNTSQGGIYLGLHGETEVAVRTRRSTEGDKEKKFFERCGNSKHLLKLFQFEKARGYMYLCFPLWEKNLEEHLQEPKDHKDYKDALRMIFQAVRELHSLGFAHQDLQPSNFLIDLGGKIYLADFDNKRKLIEDKKELRNSDLEALSRLVLYVLAGGRKPLQQVSTQDLAADSPDYKEALDLVHCLVSHDERGLEGLSNHPYFSSKQAFQFLKGIWNKIKDLDERYTVFQSSNTTEGFPYPRWTEEIDRYVLHIMKNPRRGRSYEYRNNVTDLLRLIRNLDEHPDRRVSDRIGDYADYFLRLFPALTIYVYNSLRQNPKYSHLADIQDPSL from the exons ATGGAGCCCACAGctcacagccagcaggaggcatcTACGGCTTCTAGCACGGAGACAGCAGAAGACCTTGCTTTCAAGTTAAATGCTGCTTTGAGGAACAAAGATGAAAAAActgtgcaggagctgctggaaaaAGGGGCAGATGTGAACTCCAAagcaggaagtggctggacaccaCTGCAGAGCGCTGTGCAAGCTGACCTTGAGTGCCTGGTCAAGGTTCTGCTGGACAAGGGTGCTTGTCCACATGCCAGGAAGGACAATGGTGGCACTGCATTTATTGAGGCAGCGGCAGTGGGAAATGTGAATATACTGAAGCTCCTCCTTGATTATGGGATAGACATTAACGACCATGATGACAACGGCTTCACAGCTTTCATGGAGGCTGCGTGGTATGGGAATGAGGAAGCCTTGAGATTCCTGTATAGCAAAGGAGCAAATGTGAATTTGAGGAGGGTGGTTAGTGAGGAGAATGCAAAACTGCATAAAGGAGGTGCGACAGCACTGATGGATGCTTGTGAGAAGCGCCGCTTCCCGGCTGTAAAAATTCTTGTCCAAGAGCTGGGGGCTGATGTGAACATTCGTGACAACAAAGATAGGAATGCCTTGATCCACACCCTCAAGAAATCTGATTCCAAGCAAAGATACAAGTCAGCAGTCTCCATAGGCCATTTCCTGCTGGACTGCGGTATTGATGTGACCAGCAAAGATGAATGTGGGAAAACTGCCCTCATCCTAGCTGTTGAAATGGAGAGCACAGACTTGGTGAAAGCTTTATTGGAGAAGGGTGAAATAGATATTGATGACGCAGATGAGGAGGGCAACACGGCTCTGATGGTGGCTGTTGAGAAAGATGATTACGATATAGCAAAGTTGTTGTGTGAAAAAGGAGCAAGGACTGATGTGGGGAACCTTATCGCCGTCGCGAATAGGAACCGTAATCGTGACATGGCACATCTTCTTCTCCAATATAATGCCAAGTACGTTCCAGAAACCTTCGAAGACTGGGAGCCAAACAGCAAACGCTGGAGGGACCAGCTGAAAAAACTTCATCAAATGTATCGCCCTATGATTGGCAAACTGAAGACATTTCAATACATCCAGCAGAGAATTCAGAACACTTCTCAGGGTGGCATCTACCTGGGGCTCCATGGTGAGACAGAGGTAGCAGTAAGAACAAGACGCAGTACAGAGGGTGACAAAGAGAAAAAGTTCTTTGAACGATGTGGTAACTCTAAACATCTACTGAAGCTCTTCCAGTTTGAGAAGGCGAGAGGCTACATGTACTTGTGCTTCCCTCTCTGGGAGAAAAACCTTGAAGAACATCTGCAGGAACCAAAAGACCACAAGGATTACAAAGACGCTCTGAGGATGATCTTCCAGGCAGTGAGAGAGCTGCACTCCCTTGGATTTGCTCACCAGGATCTGCAGCCCAGCAACTTTTTAATAG ATTTAGGTGGCAAAATTTACTTGGCGGACTTTGATAATAAAAGAAAGTTGATTGAAGACAAAAAAGAACTTAGAAACTCAGATTTAGAG GCCCTCAGCAGGCTCGTGCTGTATGTTCTAGCAGGGGGTAGGAAACCCCTTCAGCAAGTCAGTACCCAGGATTTAGCTGCCGATTCCCCGGATTACAAGGAGGCTCTAGACCTTGTACATTGCCTGGTCTCTCATGATGAGCGAGGCTTGGAAGGTTTGAGCAACCACCCCTATTTCTCCAGCAAACAGGC GTTCCAGTTCCTGAAAGGTATATGGAATAAAATCAAAGATCTCGACGAGCGATACACTGTCTTTCAATCTTCTAATACTACTGAAGGATTTCCTTATCCAAGGTGGACTGAGGAG attgacaGATATGTTCTGCATATCATGAAAAATCCCAGGAGAGGAAGATCATATGAATACAGAAACAACGTCACCGACCTCCTGAGGCTCATCAGGAACCTGGATGAACACCCAGACCGCAG GGTCAGCGACAGAATAGGAGACTATGCTGACTATTTCTTGAGGCTTTTTCCAGCACTTACCATTTATGTCTACAACAGTTTACGCCAGAATCCCAAATATAGCCACTTGGCAGACATTCAGGACCCTTCTCTGTAG
- the RGS16 gene encoding regulator of G-protein signaling 16: MSCWAPGCPVLSMCRGLAALPVTCLERAKELKTRLGILLHKPELGHRIGTSGKLQLGSRRRDSSQEVLEWRESFDQLLKSKSGVTAFHTFLKTEFSEENLDFWLACEDFKKTRSKTKLASKANRIFEEFVQSEAPREVNIDHETREITRKNLSGATSACFNEAQAKTRTLMEKDSYPRFLKSASYQDMTRQATSCGISKRSHT; encoded by the exons ATGAGTTGCTGGGCGCCCGGGTGCCCCGTTCTCAGCATGTGCCGGGGCTTGGCCGCGCTCCCCGTCACTTGCCTGGAAAG agcCAAGGAGCTGAAGACCCGCCTAGGGATCCTGCTTCATAAACCAGAGCTGGGACACAGGATCGGGACCTCCGGCAAGCTGCAGCTGGGCTCCAGGCGGAG aGACTCCTCACAAGAGGTACTGGAATGGAGGGAGTCCTTCGACCAGCTCCTGAAGAGTAAAA gtgGGGTGACGGCCTTCCACACCTTCCTGAAGACAGAGTTCAGCGAGGAGAACCTTGACTTCTGGCTGGCGTGCGAGGACTTCAAAAAGACCCGCTCGAAAACCAAGCTGGCCTCCAAGGCCAACAGGATCTTCGAGGAGTTTGTCCAAAGTGAGGCGCCCAGGGAG GTGAATATCGACCACGAAACCAGGGAGATCACCCGGAAGAACCTCTCGGGTGCCACCTCCGCTTGCTTCAATGAAGCCCAGGCCAAGACCCGCACCCTGATGGAGAAGGACTCCTACCCCCGGTTCCTGAAGTCCGCCTCCTACCAGGACATGACCAGGCAGGCCACCAGCTGCGGCATCAGCAAGCGGTCGCATACCTGA